The following are from one region of the Arachis duranensis cultivar V14167 chromosome 10, aradu.V14167.gnm2.J7QH, whole genome shotgun sequence genome:
- the LOC107470892 gene encoding uncharacterized protein LOC107470892, giving the protein MCHKEPSAVVHFETMPAYQGDDLVGHIRVLHRVFWSYYPCIRAFRHCKPVVQVDGTHLYGKYKGCLLVAVSQDGNNNIVPIAFAIVEGETSDACHFFLSNLRQHVVTRDGVGLISDRHEFINAAVERSNGAWSPPRAFHMFCIRHIESNFLRKFKAPYLQKLVVNIGYSRTVREYEVRYQGLRERGEAYTNWLNRIPREQYALAFDGGYRWGHMTTNLVECINSVLKGARNLPITALVKATFYRLNELFTRKRVEAEARINAGHVFSEVVISKLHANQLASGNIQVSCFDRQNEVFEVREMPSGLEFAVDLRGLRCDCDEFQVNRIPCRHVFACCANQRLDWKLYVHDVYKMDQVRRVYRARFRPLGNPTTWPAYNGPRYVPNPYLRRVSKGRPRMTRFLNEMDT; this is encoded by the exons ATGTGTCATAAGGAGCCATCAGCTGTTGTCCATTTTGAGACTATGCCTGCATACCAAGGCGATGACTTGGTTGGTCATATTCGGGTACTGCATAGAGTATTTTGGAGTTATTACCCCTGTATCAGGGCATTCAGACATTGTAAGCCAGTTGTCCAGGTGGACGGGACTCACTTGTACGGAAAGTATAAGGGTTGTCTCCTAGTCGCAGTTTCACAGGATGGCAACAACAATATCGTCCCAATTGCGTTTGCTATTGTCGAGGGAGAGACTTCTGATGCATGTCACTTTTTCCTTAGTAACTTGCGTCAACATGTTGTCACTCGGGATGGTGTGGGACTAATATCCGACCGACACGAATTCATCAATGCAGCTGTGGAACGGAGTAACGGAGCCTGGTCACCTCCTAGAGCTTTTCATATGTTCTGCATCAGGCATATAGAGTCGAATTTTCTGCGGAAATTCAAGGCACCGTACCTCCAAAAGTTGGTCGTCAACATAG GATATTCCAGGACGGTGCGGGAGTATGAAGTGCGTTACCAGGGATTACGGGAACGGGGGGAAGCGTATACTAACTGGTTAAACCGAATTCCTCGCGAACAGTACGCATTGGCGTTTGATGGTGGATACCGATGGGGTCACATGACAACGAATCTAGTGGAATGCATCAATTCAGTGTTGAAGGGTGCACGCAATCTTCCCATTACTGCTCTTGTCAAGGCAACATTCTACAGGCTAAACGAGCTTTTCACCAGAAAAAGAGTAGAGGCAGAAGCGCGGATTAATGCTGGCCATGTGTTCTCCGAAGTCGTGATCTCGAAGTTGCATGCAAACCAACTTGCATCAGGAAACATACAGGTCAGTTGCTTTGACCGGCAGAATGAGGTCTTCGAGGTGCGTGAGATGCCAAGCGGACTGGAGTTTGCAGTCGATCTACGTGGTCTTCGATGTGACTGTGATGAGTTCCAGGTGAACCGGATCCCCTGTAGACATGTGTTCGCATGTTGCGCAAACCAGCGACTGGATTGGAAACTATATGTGCATGATGTGTATAAGATGGACCAAGTTCGGCGGGTGTACCGAGCAAGATTTAGGCCACTAGGTAACCCGACGACATGGCCTGCGTACAACGGTCCTCGCTACGTACCGAATCCGTATCTGAGACGTGTCTCGAAAGGGCGCCCCAGGATGACGCGCttcttgaatgagatggacACATGA